TGATGAAGCTATCGTCATTGCGGCACAGCCTTTTATTGCGAATTGGCTTACGACTAACTACACAAAGCTGATTAAGCAATATTTAGAAGCTGTGACGCAACAAAGCATTAATACCATTAAGTTCATTACTGAAGAAGATCTACAAGAACTTAATGTCGCTTCGTCATCTCATCCATCAGGTCATTCGACACCTGTTGAACCTGTTGTGTCTGGTGAGCAGTTCAATACAAACAACACTTTTGAAACGTTTGTAATTGGACCTGGTAACCGCTTCCCGCATGCTGCAAGTCTTGCTGTTGCGGAATCACCAGCTAATGCCTACAATCCACTCTTTATCTATGGTGGCGTAGGTTTAGGAAAAACGCATCTTATGCACGCGATTGGACATTACGTGTTAGAAAATAATCCAGATGCGAAAGTACTTTACACATCGAGTGAAAAGTTTACGAACGAATTCATTCAATCGATTCGAAACAATGATACCGAGTCATTCCGCGAAAAGTATCGTAACATCGATATTCTATTGATTGATGATATTCAGTTCATCCAAAAGAAAGAACAAACGCAAGAAGAATTTTTCCACACTTTCAACGATTTACATCAAAACAAGAAGCAAATCGTCATCTCTAGCGATCGCCCGCCAAAAGAAATTTCAACTTTAGAAGAACGTCTTAAATCACGCTTCCAATGGGGACTTATCGTGGACATTACACCACCTGATTTCGAAACACGTATGGCGATCTTACAGAAAAAAACTGAAGAAGAAAATCTCGATATTCCAATTGAGTCTTTAACTTACATTGCCAATCAGATTCAGACGAATATTCGTGAACTTGAAGGTGCTTTGACACGTGTCTTAGCCTATTCAAAACTTCAAGGAAAACCCATCACAACAGAACTTACTGCCGATGCATTAAAAGATATTATTCAAGTGACTAAAACTAAAAAAATCACGATTCAAGATATCCAAAAGGTTGTCGGCGAATATTATGGTGTGCGAATTGAAGACTTTGTAGCTAAGAAAAGAACGAAATCTATCGCATATCCGCGACAAATCGCAATGTATTTATCACGTGAGCTAACAGATTTTTCATTACCTAAAATTGGCGAAGAATTTGGTGGCCGTGACCATACAACAGTCATCCATGCACATGATAAAATTAAAAAAGATATCGATAATGACCCAACTTTGCGTCAAGAAATCGAAAGTTTGGAAAAAGATATCCGAAGTTGATTTGTGGATAACGTGGAAAAGTTGTACACATGATGCACAGCTTATCCACATGTGAATAACCTTTATTTTCGCGACTTTTTTAAAGTTATCCACTAATCCACAGCACCTATGACTATGATTACTAATTTATTAATAACTATTAACTATATAAACGACTGAAAGGAGTTTATAGATGATGGAGTTTTCTATTCAAAGAGATTATTTTATCACTCAATTAAATGACACATTAAAAGCTATTTCACCAAGAGCAACTTTACCCATTTTAACGGGGATTAAAATAGACGCGACGAATGAAGGGATTGTTTTAACAGGATCTGATTCTGAAATCTCAATCGAAATTACAATTCCTAACCAAGTCGATGGTCAAGAAATTATTAACGTGGTTGAACCTGGTTCAGTCGTGTTACCAGGCCGCTTCTTTGTAGACATTATTAAAAAACTACCAGGTAAAGAAGTTAGACTTTCAACAAACGAACAATTTCAAACATTAATTACTTCAGCACATTCTGAATTCAACCTAAGTGGACTTGATCCAGATCAGTACCCACTTTTACCACAAGTTTCTAGTGATGACGCACTACAATTACCAGTAAAAGTGCTGAAAAACATTATTGCACAAACGAATTTTGCAGTGTCCACCTCAGAAACACGTCCAGTACTGACAGGTGTGAACTGGCTTATACAACAAAATGAATTAATATGCACTGCGACTGATTCACACCGCTTGGCTGTAAGAAAGTTGAAGCTTGACGAAGAGATTGAAGATAAAAATGTCATCATTCCTGGTAAAGCATTAGCGGAGTTAAACAAAATTATGACTGACAGTGAAGATCATATCGATATTTTCTTCGCATCGAACCAAGTTTTATTTAGAGTAGGCAATGTCAACTTTATTTCACGTTTATTAGAGGGACATTATCCAGATACATCTCGTTTATTCCCTGAAAACTACGAAATTAAGTTAGGGCTCAATAACTCTGATTTTTATCATGCGATTGATCGTGCGTCATTACTTGCGCGTGAAGGTGGCAACAATGTCATCAAATTAAGCACAGGAGATACGCAAATTGAATTGTCTTCTACATCACCAGAGATTGGTACCGTTAAAGAAGAAGTGACTGCCAATGATGTTGAGGGCGGCAACTTAAAAATTTCTTTCAACTCGAAGTACATGATGGATGCACTCAAAGCCATTGATAACGAAGAAGTTGAAGTAGAATTTTTCGGTACGATGAAACCATTTATTTTAAAACCGAAAGATGACGACACTGTGACACAACTTATTTTACCAATCCGTACGTACTAAACCGGTACGACGTTATAAAAAAGCAGTTGGCTACCAAACCAACTGCTTTTTTTATGCTTAGCTAAACCATTAAAATTTTCCTAATAGTTTGCACAAAATATGTGAAAATTTTACAAGACAAAGTCACAAGCGATATCCACCAATTTTTTAACAATGTCACCATTCCAATGTGTTGCAAAAAAAATGACAAAATTTTTAAAGTCATTTGCTGAACTTGCACGTGTAATTATTCAAAGTGATTTAACTTTAGTATAATTAATATAACGAATGAATGGAGGAATGGACCTATGTTAAAGAAAAATAAATGGTTGATTGTATTCATTGTTGTCGTAATCGTTGCAGGTATCTTGTTTAGCTTAGCCACTTTCAAAACATCGAACAAAGGCAACAGCGGATCAGGCGAAACACTCGCAGCAGAGACTCAAAAGCAACCGACACAAGGTAAAATAGATTCTAAAGTATTACTCGTAGAATTTGGAGACTTTAAGTGCCCATATTGCGGAGATTTTGAACGTAATATCAAGCCTAAATTAGAAAAAGAATATATTGACAATAACAAAGTTGAATTTCGTTATGTCAACGTATTAATCCATG
Above is a genomic segment from Staphylococcus delphini containing:
- the dnaA gene encoding chromosomal replication initiator protein DnaA; translation: MSEQEIWDNVLSLCKENVTTVSYDTWLKDTTLYALSHDEAIVIAAQPFIANWLTTNYTKLIKQYLEAVTQQSINTIKFITEEDLQELNVASSSHPSGHSTPVEPVVSGEQFNTNNTFETFVIGPGNRFPHAASLAVAESPANAYNPLFIYGGVGLGKTHLMHAIGHYVLENNPDAKVLYTSSEKFTNEFIQSIRNNDTESFREKYRNIDILLIDDIQFIQKKEQTQEEFFHTFNDLHQNKKQIVISSDRPPKEISTLEERLKSRFQWGLIVDITPPDFETRMAILQKKTEEENLDIPIESLTYIANQIQTNIRELEGALTRVLAYSKLQGKPITTELTADALKDIIQVTKTKKITIQDIQKVVGEYYGVRIEDFVAKKRTKSIAYPRQIAMYLSRELTDFSLPKIGEEFGGRDHTTVIHAHDKIKKDIDNDPTLRQEIESLEKDIRS
- the dnaN gene encoding DNA polymerase III subunit beta, with amino-acid sequence MMEFSIQRDYFITQLNDTLKAISPRATLPILTGIKIDATNEGIVLTGSDSEISIEITIPNQVDGQEIINVVEPGSVVLPGRFFVDIIKKLPGKEVRLSTNEQFQTLITSAHSEFNLSGLDPDQYPLLPQVSSDDALQLPVKVLKNIIAQTNFAVSTSETRPVLTGVNWLIQQNELICTATDSHRLAVRKLKLDEEIEDKNVIIPGKALAELNKIMTDSEDHIDIFFASNQVLFRVGNVNFISRLLEGHYPDTSRLFPENYEIKLGLNNSDFYHAIDRASLLAREGGNNVIKLSTGDTQIELSSTSPEIGTVKEEVTANDVEGGNLKISFNSKYMMDALKAIDNEEVEVEFFGTMKPFILKPKDDDTVTQLILPIRTY